In Archocentrus centrarchus isolate MPI-CPG fArcCen1 chromosome 1, fArcCen1, whole genome shotgun sequence, the following proteins share a genomic window:
- the LOC115783011 gene encoding LOW QUALITY PROTEIN: calpain-1 catalytic subunit-like (The sequence of the model RefSeq protein was modified relative to this genomic sequence to represent the inferred CDS: inserted 2 bases in 2 codons; deleted 1 base in 1 codon) — translation MFTGVSEQIRMDRARASGLGSVQQAARFLNQDFQALKEECLQNRTLFEDPMFPAEPASLGFKELAPFTAKTRGVEWKRPTELTRSPQFIVSGATRTDICQGALGDCWLLAAIGSLTLNERLLHRVVPHGQSFSQQYAGIFHFQFWQFGQWVDVVIDDRLPVKDGELMFVHSAEGTEFWSALLEKAYAKLNGSYEALSGGSTTEGFEDFTGGVSEMYELKKAPRNLHRIISKALEXSSLLGCSIDITSAFDMEAVTFKKLVKGHAYSVTGLRQVEYRRRQELLIRIRNPWGQVEWTGAWSDNSSEWNAIDSAEKDEMLCKMEDGEFWMSFQEFLRQFSRLEICNLTPDALSQDTTSFWTTAVYEGSWRRGSTAGGCRNHPNTFWINPQYKISLLEEDDDPEDEEKACSFLVALMQKDRRRYRRQGQDMHTIGFAIYEIPEQSQGCPSVHMKKDFFLRQSSCARSDTFINLREVSSRFRLPPGEYLIVPSTFEPSKEADFVLRVFTEKQSESQEMDDGVVANFGEEEEVSERTIDDSFRSMFAQLSGEDMEISVRELRTILNRVVAKHKDLQTDGFSMESCRAMVNLMDKDGSARLGLVEFQILWNKVRKWLGVFREFDLDKSGCMNSYEMRLALENGGFKLNNKLHQMLVARYADNEIIDFDXFTCCVIKLEAMFRTFQHLDKDGTGTVEVNIIEWLCLCMCG, via the exons ATGTTTACAGGTGTGTCTGAGCAGATCCGGATGGACCGGGCCCGGGCATCGGGTCTGGGCTCGGTCCAGCAGGCCGCACGCTTCCTGAACCAGGACTTCCAGGCCCTGAAGGAGGAGTGCCTGCAGAACAGAACCCTGTTCGAGGACCCAATGTTCCCCGCAGAACCGGCCTCGCTCGGCTTCAAGGAGCTCGCTCCTTTCACAGCCAAAACCAGAGGGGTGGAGTGGAAGAGACCGACG GAGCTGACACGGAGTCCTCAGTTCATTGTGAGTGGAGCCACCAGGACGGACATCTGCCAGGGCGCTCTGG GTGActgctggctgctggctgcGATCGGCTCTCTGACGCTGAATGAGCGGCTGCTGCATCGTGTCGTTCCTCACGGTCAGAGCTTCAGCCAGCAATACGCCGGCATCTTCCACTTCCAG TTCTGGCAGTTTGGGCAGTGGGTGGACGTGGTGATTGACGACCGACTGCCGGTCAAAGATGGCGAGCTGATGTTCGTCCATTCGGCGGAAGGCACTGAGTTCTGGAGCGCCCTGCTGGAGAAAGCTTACGCCAA gTTGAACGGGTCATATGAGGCACTATCCGGCGGCAGCACCACCGAGGGCTTCGAGGACTTTACGGGTGGTGTGTCAGAGATGTATGAGTTGAAGAAGGCTCCCAGAAATCTTCATCGCATCATCAGCAAAGCTCTGG AGAGCTCTCTGCTCGGCTGCTCCATAGAC ATCACCAGTGCCTTCGACATGGAGGCGGTCACCTTTAAGAAGCTGGTCAAAGGTCACGCCTACTCGGTAACAGGCCTCAGACAG GTGGAGTACCGCCGCCGACAGGAGCTTCTGATCCGGATCCGGAACCCCTGGGGTCAGGTGGAGTGGACTGGAGCCTGGAGCGATAA ctCCTCGGAGTGGAACGCCATCGACTCGGCAGAGAAGGACGAGATGCTGTGTAAGATGGAGGACGGGGAGTTCTG GATGTCGTTCCAGGAGTTCCTGCGTCAGTTCTCTCGGCTGGAGATATGCAATCTGACTCCAGACGCTCTCAGTCAGGACACCACCAGCTTCTGGACCACTGCTGTGTATGAGGGCAGCTGGAGGAGAGGAAGCACCGCCGGGGGCTGCAGGAACCACCCCA ACACCTTCTGGATCAACCCTCAGTATAAAATCTCCCTGCTGGAAGAGGACGATGACCCTGAGGACGAAGAGAAAGCCTGCAGCTTCCTGGTGGCACTGATGCAGAAAGATCGCCGCCGCTACCGCCGCCAGGGCCAGGACATGCACACCATTGGCTTCGCCATctatgag atacctgagcag TCCCAAGGCTGTCCTAGCGTTCACATGAAGAAGGACTTCTTCCTGCGTCAATCCTCTTGCGCTCGCTCTGACACCTTCATCAACCTGCGAGAGGTGAGCTCCAGGTTCCGCCTGCCACCCGGCGAATACCTGATTGTCCCGTCAACCTTTGAACCCTCAAAGGAAGCGGACTTCGTCCTGAGAGTGTTCACCGAGAAACAGTCTGAGTCTCA GGAGATGGACGACGGCGTGGTGGCAAACTTTGGcgaagag GAGGAAGTGTCAGAGAGGACCATTGATGACTCCTTCAGGTCTATGTTCGCTCAGCTGTCTGGAGAA GACATGGAGATCTCAGTGCGGGAGCTCAGGACCATCCTCAACAGAGTCGTGGCCAAAC ACAAAGACCTGCAGACTGACGGCTTCAGCATGGAGTCCTGCAGGGCCATGGTCAACCTCATGGAT AAAGATGGCAGTGCTCGCCTCGGGCTGGTGGAGTTTCAGATTCTCTGGAACAAGGTCaggaagtggctg GGAGTCTTCAGAGAGTTCGATCTGGATAAATCCGGCTGCATGAACTCATACGAGATGCGGCTGGCACTGGAAAATGGCG GTTTCAAACTGAACAACAAG CTGCATCAGATGCTGGTGGCCCGATACGCCGACAACGAGATCATTGACTTTG ACTTCACCTGCTGCGTCATCAAACTGGAGGCCATGTTCC gaACCTTCCAGCACCTGGACAAAGACGGGACGGGAACCGTGGAGGTGAACATCATCGA